A genomic segment from Aspergillus chevalieri M1 DNA, chromosome 7, nearly complete sequence encodes:
- a CDS encoding Zn(II)2Cys6 transcription factor domain-containing protein (COG:S;~EggNog:ENOG410Q2ED;~InterPro:IPR036864,IPR001138;~PFAM:PF00172;~go_function: GO:0000981 - DNA-binding transcription factor activity, RNA polymerase II-specific [Evidence IEA];~go_function: GO:0008270 - zinc ion binding [Evidence IEA];~go_process: GO:0006355 - regulation of transcription, DNA-templated [Evidence IEA]): MRGCLTCRQRHLKCDKTGVECLRCQRSGRRCIPAPAKPEEITFRHGQNPSLRAKGPPRYGESDLAFPDDQTWVETPPDVAFEDETDRTAADYHVIGPEAMPFGAETTSDSRSSASLATMTPPVVPTGLLPSFSPGDLAHPTALPVSRPSSVNSLLPADTLVARPKLASLNEAFLLRHYRKALGAWLDACDFERHFSTEVVDRAPLCALLLYACLAISARHLCHTTKSVPPHVADEYHERCIAILLPVLENKDYNISIEILLASTVILRFFEQISSQHPSCDLQRHLLAGSVYISSHVDCAISGGLAEASFWVFVIQDIQFALAYQNPLRLTFSPFEEKLRQAWASQTLLDDRCWTHRAIWILAETINYCYSSNTGESQLDAIDGEALREKICSWESEHPAEFQPLHFSPADPRNNRPFPVVWYTSPWHATAIQHICMAKALIREHDLRVMHMGPDSDRHARRLNEEVMENLSVLFGIALSADDDPSARTMACHALCACGSWIRDAQAQNILLDLLRRTEAENGWPWTFMMQKLTQDWRLTVR; the protein is encoded by the exons ATGAGGGGATG TCTTACCTGCCGCCAGCGCCATTTGAAAT GTGATAAAACCGGTGTCGAATGTCTACGGTGTCAGCGCTCCGGACGACGGTGTATACCCGCGCCTGCAAAACCGGAAGAGATCACTTTTCGACACGGTCAGAATCCTTCACTAAGAGCTAAAGGGCCGCCTCGATACGGGGAGAGCGATTTGGCATTTCCGGACGATCAGACTTGGGTTGAGACGCCTCCCGACG TCGCTTTCGAAGACGAAACAGACCGCACAGCAGCGGATTACCACGTTATAGGTCCAGAGGCGATGCCATTCGGCGCAGAAACAACATCTGACAGCCGGTCATCAGCTTCTTTGGCCACGATGACTCCTCCAGTTGTTCCCACCGGCTTGCTGCCTTCGTTTTCGCCGGGCGATTTGGCGCATCCTACGGCTTTACCTGTATCTCGACCTAGTTCCGTCAACTCTTTGCTTCCGGCAGATACCCTGGTCGCTCGTCCAAAGCTGGCTAGTTTGAACGAGGCTTTTCTTCTGAGGCATTATCGAAAGGCTCTTGGTGCATGG CTTGACGCGTGTGACTTTGAAAGACACTTTTCGACAGAGGTGGTTGACCGTGCACCGCTATGCGCACTCCTACTTTACGCTTGTCTGGCAATTTCTGCCCGTCATCTCTGTCATACTACGAAATCGGTGCCGCCGCATGTTGCGGACGAATACCATGAACGATGTATTGCGATTCTTCTCCCGGTTCTGGAGAATAAAGACTACAACATTAGCATTGAGATTCTTCTCGCCTCGACCGTGATACTACGGTTTTTCGAACAAATTTCTT CCCAACATCCATCTTGCGACTTGCAGCGACATTTACTAGCAGGATCCGTCTACATCAGCTCGCACGTCGACTGCGCAATTTCCGGCGGCCTCGCAGAAGCCTCCTTCTGGGTTTTCGTCATACAAGACATCCAATTCGCACTGGCCTACCAAAACCCCCTTCGACTGACCTTCAGCCCCTTTGAAGAGAAACTCCGACAGGCATGGGCTTCCCAAACCCTCCTGGACGACCGATGCTGGACCCATCGGGCAATCTGGATCCTAGCAGAAACGATCAACTACTGCTACAGCAGCAACACCGGCGAGAGCCAACTCGACGCGATCGATGGAGAGGCATTACGGGAAAAGATTTGCTCATGGGAATCCGAACACCCAGCTGAATTCCAGCCGTTGCACTTCTCCCCAGCCGACCCGAGAAATAACCGACCGTTTCCTGTCGTGTGGTATACTAGTCCCTGGCATG CGACTGCGATCCAGCACATCTGTATGGCTAAAGCCCTGATAAGGGAACATGACTTACGAGTCATGCATATGGGTCCTGACTCAGACCGGCATGCAAGACGGTTGAAT GAAGAAGTCATGGAAAACCTCAGCGTTCTCTTCGGAATCGCTTTATCGGCGGACGATGATCCCTCCGCACGCACCATGGCGTGTCATGCTCTTTGTGCCT GCGGCTCCTGGATCCGCGATGCCCAAGCCCAAAATatcctcctcgacctcctccGGCGAACAGAAGCCGAAAATGGCTGGCCGTGGACGTTCATGATGCAGAAACTAACTCAAGATTGGCGTCTGACTGTCCGATGA
- a CDS encoding putative MFS transporter Fmp42 (COG:U;~EggNog:ENOG410PGXU;~InterPro:IPR036259;~TransMembrane:10 (i122-142o200-223i230-250o262-284i296-317o417-438i459-480o486-519i540-561o573-597i)) encodes MSLSRIPYLEWLEGNSGASREDVDRASVTDSDEDAYLELPDDSIASSFSSLSYVPIRRSTKPVAGLGSNESGEVEAEVGPPDSGTREGTGIGSEGLPLDEPDGLLKTTGAFEVYSHKRIAQVCIAVLSCFLSGGIIFGYAAIKPILVKESVYRDLCSQEELHQGVSVCYGQDIRLNIMFTTAAVATNLSALPIGTILDTYGPRVCGLISSSLLTIGSLLLAFARYIPFDAYIAGYLSLALAGPFIYIPSFHLSNTFPAHSGLILTMLTGAYDASTAVFMAFNLINEYTDGFSTQRFFLIYLLMPLFVLTTQVTIMPATSYKTVGELVLQTEAHIATEANQTVREVNHHQETITKIQSFLTFPNSTHRIMSSINRWTPVLPQDQNNHTPQTQTQTHKDPIQGTLHNLSARAQILSPYFILYTLFTALTTLRINYFLATIHHQYTSLLHSPTLANYITQTLTILLPIGGILAAPLTSIILNILPTPSITLILVIIGSTLCLMDTISSLPAAYITILLISIYRPFFYSASSDYAARVFGYRHFGTVYGLVIFVSGVVGFAQVGLDTLAWKEGGVEVVDWLFTGVTGFVGGLWVGITFLGVRRIVEGDLESAERERESLLVDPVAENQYGSTDYP; translated from the exons ATGTCGCTGAGCCGTATCCCCTATCTTGAATGGTTGGAGGGTAACTCTGGCGCGTCGCGTGAGGATGTGGATCGGGCTTCTGTCACTGATTCGGATGAGGATGCGTATCTGGAGCTTCCGGATGATTCAATAGCGTCTTCGTTTTCGTCGTTGAGCTATGTTCCTATAAGGCGATCCACTAAACCAGTTGCAGGATTGGGATCAAATGAGTCTGGAGAGGTTGAAGCAGAGGTTGGTCCACCAGATTCGGGGACGCGAGAGGGAACAGGCATAGGATCAGAAGGCCTGCCTTTGGATGAACCAGACGGTCTTTTGAAGACGACTGGGGCTTTCGAAGTATACAGCCACAAGCGAATAGCCCAGGTCTGCATTGCGGTATTATCCTGCTTCCTGTCAGGAGGGATCATATTTGGATACGCAGCTATCAAACCAATCTTGGTCAAAGAAAGTGTATACCGAGATCTATGCTCACAGGAAGAACTCCATCAAGGCGTATCCGTATGCTATGGACAAGATATCCG TCTGAACATAATGTTCACCACAGCAGCCGTCGCAACAAACCTCTCGGCACTCCCAATAGGCACAATCCTCGACACCTATGGCCCACGAGTATGCGGGCttatcagcagcagcctcctAACCATCGGCTCTCTACTTCTGGCATTTGCCAGATACATACCCTTCGACGCATATATTGCAGGATACCTATCCCTAGCCCTTGCCGGACCATTCATTTACATCCCCTCATTCCACCTCTCAAACACATTTCCCGCGCACTCGGGATTAATTCTCACTATGCTGACAGGGGCGTACGATGCGTCTACTGCGGTCTTCATGGCATTCAACTTGATTAATGAGTATACGGATGGGTTCTCGACGCAGCGTTTCTTCCTGATATATCTGCTGATGCCACTCTTCGTACTCACTACGCAAGTCACAATTATGCCAGCAACTTCATACAAAACAGTAGGTGAGCTAGTCCTCCAAACAGAAGCTCATATAGCCACAGAAGCAAACCAAACTGTCCGCGAGGTCAACCATCACCAAGAGACCATCACCAAGATTCAATCATTCCTCACTTTCCCCAACAGCACACACAGAATCATGTCTTCAATCAATCGATGGACACCAGTCCTTCCACAGGACCAGAATAACCACACACCTCAGACCCAAACACAAACCCACAAAGACCCCATCCAAGGGACTCTACACAATCTCTCCGCGCGCGCACAAATCCTATCCCCCTATTTCATCCTCTATACACTCTTCACAGCCCTCACTACCCTCCGCATAAACTACTTCCTCGCTACCATCCACCACCAATACACATCCCTCCTACACTCACCCACTCTAGCAAACTACATAACCCAAACCCTCACAATCCTGCTCCCCATCGGCGGTATCCTCGCAGCCCCCCTCACAAGCATAATCCTAAACATCCTCCCTACGCCCTCCATCACACTCATTCTAGTCATTATAGGATCAACCCTGTGTCTCATGGACACCATCTCAAGTCTCCCCGCCGCATACATAACCATCCTCCTTATAAGCATCTACCGTCCATTTTTCTACAGCGCAAGCTCAGACTACGCGGCGCGGGTCTTCGGATACCGTCATTTCGGAACGGTGTATGGGCTTGTTATTTTTGTCTCTGGGGTTGTGGGGTTCGCGCAGGTTGGGCTGGATACCCTTGCTTGGAAGGAGGGTGGGGTTGAGGTAGTTGATTGGTTGTTCACTGGGGTTACGGGTTTTGTGGGAGGGTTGTGGGTGGGTATTACTTTCTTGGGAGTGCGACGGATTGTTGAGGGGGATTTGGAAAGCGCAGAGAGGGAAAGGGAGTCGTTGCTTGTTGACCCAGTTGCTGAGAATCAGTATGGAAGTACGGATTATCCATAA
- a CDS encoding uncharacterized protein (COG:S;~EggNog:ENOG410PWCI) yields MASSSSKDAASWRKRNQNQNQNQKDQIHFVNARPSSETEKLKIQRMVRAHVGKWISDQTRDRSAEGSSAPGLENGMESIIQETGRDEGMNYGTPGTSRVVFVDEYEGLSRSSSSPDVVELSSHSSSDSNAPVAVPDSSFEQRLVDRPVVKPQSRTPHRTPTPQQMSTSIHENPHTYNHIQDVIRSRLPTPSIDRIGVSAWDPFHTYPSRYSPEFIRLHGGYSLSVVWPFLTPESTNGSGVIGNSTWFPLSLTDATLFTAFLFGSLSHQCVRWRNRSIPAGAFKPQDLRTLQMVEIETIKSINEAVQDPARAASDAVLLSVLCMAHNTSNTSSQQRADSTPFTAPLQRLQWLDVYGSLPPNLVHIKGLIQMVMLRGGVEKLELPGLASILSFSDILTASAYLSRPVFAWMPLEKHRRGHTLQTLLNFTPLDIHHGFGRFRDFGFTPEMAEIFQAARVYTNIAEDYFKGRIVKPDLTMLVDQRNLVHFTILSLPSASELQQRHTYRTHEIIYETCRLAALIYGVGVVFPLPSGSTPLPVLARLIQTILQCPTSSCIWDYTDASTALTWVLALGGIAAENLPQRTWFVSALGHTARQNRICCWNDFRNTVGTLLWCDAACEQPGQRLWLEVARSFQLGC; encoded by the exons ATGgcatcctcatcttcgaaAGATGCTGCGTCATGGCGAAAAAggaaccagaaccagaaccaaaACCAAAAGGACCAGATCCATTTCGTTAATGCGCGCCCGTCGTCTGAGacggagaagttgaagatTCAGCGCATGGTGCGCGCTCATGTTGGGAAGTGGATTTCGGATCAGACGAGGGATCGGTCTGCTGAGGGGTCGTCTGCGCCCGGGTTGGAGAATGGGATGGAGAGTATAATACAGGAAACTGGGCGTGATGAAGGCATGAATTATGGGACACCAGGGACTTCCAGAGTGGTGTTTGTGGATGAATATGAGGGCTTGTCGCGGTCGTCTTCGTCGCCTGATGTTGTTGAGTTGTCGTCGCATTCGTCGTCTGACTCTAATGCACCGGTTGCTGTCCCTGATAGCAGTTTTGAACAGCGCCTAGTCGATCGCCCTGTTGTGAAACCTCAGTCCCGTACTCCGCACCGTACCCCTACACCACAACAAATGAGTACCAGTATTCACGAAAACCCTCATACCTATAATCATATCCAGGATGTCATCAGATCACGTCTTCCAACACCGTCTATTGACCGCATCGGTGTTAGTGCCTGGGATCCGTTTCATACCTATCCTTCTCGTTATTCGCCGGAATTTATCCGTCTACATGGAGGCTACA GCTTGTCGGTCGTTTGGCCGTTTTTGACTCCGGAATCCACTAATGGCTCAGGGGTCATTGGCAATTCGACATGGTTCCCGCTTTCATTGACCGATGCCACATTATTCACGGCATTTTTATTCGGCTCGTTATCTCACCAGTGCGTTCGGTGGCGCAATCGTTCGATTCCAGCAGGCGCCTTTAAGCCTCAGGACCTGCGGACTCTACAAATGGTCGAGATCGAAACCATCAAGTCGATCAACGAAGCAGTTCAGGATCCCGCCCGGGCTGCAAGCGATGCCGTCCTTCTGAGTGTGTTATGCATGGCACACAATACGTCGAATACTAGTTCTCAGCAACGTGCCGATAGTACGCCATTCACGGCACCTTTGCAGCGTTTGCAATGGCTTGATGTTTACGGGAGTTTACCTCCGAATCTCGTTCACATAAAGGGTTTGATTCAGATGGTTATGCTTCGGGGTGGCGTGGAAAAGCTCGAGCTTCCCGGACTTGCCTCGATACTGTCCTT CTCCGACATACTCACCGCAAGTGCGTACCTCTCACGACCAGTTTTCGCCTGGATGCCCCTCGAAAAGCACCGTAGAGGTCACACATTACAAACCCTACTCAACTTCACACCTCTCGACATACACCACGGCTTCGGGCGATTCCGCGATTTCGGCTTTACCCCCGAAATGGCAGAAATCTTCCAAGCAGCCCGCGTCTACACAAACATAGCCGAAGACTACTTCAAAGGAAGAATTGTCAAACCCGATCTCACCATGCTCGTCGACCAACGCAACCTAGTCCACTTCAccatcctctccctcccctccGCCAGCGAACTCCAACAACGCCACACCTACCGCACGCACGAAATCATTTACGAAACCTGCCGCTTAGCAGCGCTAATCTATGGCGTCGGCGTCGTCTTCCCCCTCCCCTCAGGAAGCACACCACTCCCCGTCCTCGCCCGCCTCATCCAAACTATCTTACAATGTCCCACATCCTCATGTATCTGGGATTACACCGACGCCAGCACAGCACTAACATGGGTCCTTGCGCTGGGCGGCATCGCCGCGGAAAATCTCCCACAGCGAACATGGTTCGTCTCCGCACTTGGCCACACAGCTCGCCAGAATCGGATATGCTgctggaacgacttccgcaATACAGTGGGGACATTACTATGGTGCGACGCTGCTTGCGAGCAACCGGGGCAAAGGCTGTGGTTGGAAGTGGCGAGATCGTTTCAGTTGGGTTGTTGA
- a CDS encoding putative acetamidase (COG:I,J,T;~EggNog:ENOG410PIXP;~InterPro:IPR023631,IPR036928;~PFAM:PF01425) yields MFPPFDYFTYRRIRDSKRQARANRIASLPPGYHAPFTAFDKSVINKSIEELVQDVQADSVSAVDVLRTYGKVAIKAHEKTNCVTELLVPEAEKWAEEEVNLEGPLAGVPVSLKDTVMVKGFETSVGYTKFCGQPEKEDGAMIKLLKDAGAVPYAKTALPATLLSFESANALWGTCKNPHVPAYSPGGSTGGEAALLALGGRIGIGTDVAGSVRVPAAWSGIYSLRCSTGRWPKSGGRTSMPGQEGVPAVYSPMARTLNDLAYFARSIIGLQPWKYDYTVHPIAWRDEEENEARSKKLRIGVMSNDGVVPPSPAIERTLSTTIAALTAAGHTVVEITPPETADTFTGFNLASQLLNSDGCATFNSFFHSFEPSDPGADQLSRIANLPRALRYLYYLYVRYIKRDVKWATLIQSFSPKSAAENWKLVYQRETYRATWHAWWDAEPQQYDFILCPANATPALPHRAMRDAVSSCGYTFLWNLLDYSAGVIPVSHVDAVKDALVAPYKTILKRLGSNHAIAQGAWMHYDAAKMAGLPTAVQIVGRRWQEEKVLGYMAAVEQALEEYRDPQTGEGGKYTLLEID; encoded by the exons ATGTTTCCTCCGTTCGATTATTTCACATATCGTCGCATCCG CGACTCGAAGAGACAAGCACGGGCGAACCGTATTGCCTCGCTTCCGCCAGGCTACCATGCCCCATTCACAGCTTTTGACAAGTCGGTGATCAACAAATCAATCGAGGAACTGGTGCAAGATGTCCAGGCCGATTCGGTTTCTGCCGTCGATGTTCTCCGCACGTACGGCAAGGTCGCTATCAAGGCTCACGAGAAGACTAACTGTGTAACGGAACTTCTTGTTCCGGAAGCGGAGAAGTGGGCAGAGGAGGAGGTGAATCTGGAGGGGCCGTTGGCTGGTGTGCCTGTTTCTTTGAAGGATACGGTTATGGTTAAAGGATTTGAGACCTCGGTTGGGTATACTAAGTTCTGTGGGCAGccggagaaggaggatggTGCTATGATTAAGTTGCTTAAGGATGCGG GCGCCGTTCCTTACGCGAAAACCGCACTGCCGGCAACCCTTCTGTCATTTGAGTCTGCGAACGCTCTCTGGGGAACTTGCAAGAACCCTCACGTTCCCGCATATAGCCCAGGAGGCTCTACCGGTGGAGAGGCGGCTTTACTCGCCCTGGGAGGTCGCATCGGTATCGGTACTGATGTTGCTGGCTCCGTCCGTGTCCCTGCTGCTTGGAGTGGTATCTATTCCCTGCGTTGCAGTACTGGTCGCTGGCCCAAGTCCGGTGGTAGGACGAGTATGCCGGGACAGGAAGGAGTCCCTGCTGTTTATAGTCCTATGGCACGCACGTTGAATGATCTGGCATACTTTGCGCGGTCCATAATTGGGTTGCAGCCGTGGAAGTATGACTACACAGTCCATCCGATTGCCTGGAgagacgaagaagagaatgAAGCCAGAAGTAAGAAGCTGCGCATTGGTGTGATGTCGAACGATG GTGTCGTTCCCCCAAGCCCAGCAATTGAGCGCACCCTCTCGACCACTATCGCCGCTCTCACCGCAGCTGGTCACACGGTTGTTGAGATCACACCACCTGAGACTGCTGACACATTTACCGGCTTCAACCTCGCTTCCCAGCTGCTCAACTCTGACGGCTGTGCCACATTCAACTCCTTTTTCCACAGCTTCGAGCCTTCCGATCCAGGTGCTGACCAACTATCCCGAATTGCCAACCTCCCCCGTGCCCTCCGTTATCTATACTACCTCTACGTCCGGTACATCAAGCGCGACGTGAAATGGGCCACCTTGATTCAATCCTTCAGTCCAAAGTCCGCTGCGGAGAATTGGAAGCTTGTCTACCAGCGTGAAACGTACCGTGCCACCTGGCACGCCTGGTGGGATGCCGAACCTCAGCAATACGATTTCATCCTATGCCCCGCCAACGCTACTCCGGCACTTCCTCACAGGGCTATGCGCGATGCCGTTTCGTCGTGTGGCTATACTTTCCTCTGGAACTTACTTGATTACTCCGCGGGCGTAATCCCAGTATCCCACGTGGATGCCGTGAAAGACGCCCTTGTCGCTCCGTACAAGACGATACTAAAGCGCCTCGGATCTAACCATGCTATTGCGCAGGGTGCATGGATGCACTACGATGCGGCCAAGATGGCGGGTCTCCCTACTGCAGTCCAGATTGTTGGGAGAAGATGGCAGGAAGAGAAGGTGTTGGGATACATGGCTGCGGTGGAGCAGGCATTGGAGGAGTACCGTGATCCCCAAACCGGAGAAGGCGGGAAATATACCTTGCTTGAGATTGATTGA